From Ictidomys tridecemlineatus isolate mIctTri1 chromosome 2, mIctTri1.hap1, whole genome shotgun sequence, the proteins below share one genomic window:
- the Sema3g gene encoding semaphorin-3G has protein sequence MAPLAWAICCFLGGLLISGGSPSVPRLRLSYRDLLSANRSTIFLGPRGSLDLQSMYLDEYRDRLFLGGRDALYSLRLDQTWPDPREVLWPPQPGQREECVRKGRDPLMECANFVRVLQPHNRTHLLACGTGAFQPTCALITVGHRGEHVLHLEPSSVESGRGRCPHEPSRPFASTFVGGELYTGLTADFLGREAMIFRSGGPRPALRSDSDQNLLHEPRFVMATRIPDNSDQDNDKVYFFFSETLPSPDGGPGRVTVSRVGRVCVNDAGGQRVLVNKWSTFLKARLVCSVPSPGGAETHFDQLEDVFLLWPKVGKSLEVYALFSTVSAVFQGFAVCVYHMADIWEVFNGPFAHRDGPQHQWGPYGGKVPFPRPGVCPSKMTAQPGRPFGSTKDYPDEVLQFARAHPLMFWPVRPRRGRPVLIKTNLAQRLSQIVVDRVEAEDGTYDVIFLGTDSGSVLKLIVLQTGGSEEPEEVVLEELQVFKVPTPITEMEISVKRQMLYVGSQLGVAQLRLHQCETYGSACAECCLARDPYCAWDGTSCTRYRPSPGKRRFRRQDIRHGNPALQCLGHGQNEEASGLMTTRVYGTEHNSTFLECLPKSPQAAVRWFLQRPEDEGPDQVKTDERVLQMEQGLLFRRLSRLDAGTYTCTTLEHGFSQTVVRLALEVIAATQLDSLFPRKPTLEEPPARGGLASTLPKAWYKDILQLTGFANLPRVDEYCERVWCPGTGERSGSFRSRGKQAKGKSWAGLELGKKVKSRMQVERNRTPREVEAT, from the exons ATGGCCCCCTTGGCGTGGGCTATCTGCTGCTTCCTGGGGGGCCTCCTGATCAGTGGGGGCAGCCCCAGTGTGCCCCGCCTGCGACTCTCCTACCGAG ACCTCCTGTCTGCCAACCGCTCTACCATCTTTCTGGGCCCCCGAGGCTCTCTGGACCTCCAGTCCATGTACCTGGATGAGTACCGGGACCGCCTCTTTCTGGGGGGACGTGATGCCCTTTACTCTCTGCGGCTAGACCAGACATGGCCAGATCCTCGGGAG GTCCTGTGGCCGCCCcagccaggccagagggaggaatGTGTTCGAAAGGGAAGAGATCCTCTG ATGGAGTGTGCCAACTTTGTGCGGGTGCTGCAGCCCCACAACCGGACCCACCTGTTGGCATGTGGCACCGGGGCCTTCCAGCCCACTTGTGCCCTCATCACAGTTGGGCATCGTGGGGAG CATGTGCTCCACCTGGAGCCCAGCAGTGTGGAAAGTGGACGGGGGAGATGCCCACATGAGCCCAGCCGCCCCTTTGCCAGCACCTTTGTAG GTGGGGAGCTGTACACAGGCCTCACTGCTGACTTCCTGGGACGCGAGGCCATGATCTTCCGAAGTGGGGGTCCCCGGCCAGCACTGCGTTCTGACTCTGACCAGAACCTTCTGCACG AGCCCCGGTTTGTGATGGCCACACGGATCCCTGACAACTCTGACCAGGATAATGATAAGGTGTACTTCTTCTTTTCGGAGACTCTCCCTTCACCCGATGGTGGCCCAGGCCGTGTCACTGTCAGCCGTGTGGGCCGTGTCTGTGTG AACGATGCTGGTGGCCAGAGGGTGCTGGTGAACAAGTGGAGCACCTTCCTCAAAGCCAGGCTGGTCTGCTCTGTGCCCAGCCCTGGCGGTGCTGAGACCCACTTTGACCAGCTAG AGGACGTGTTCCTGCTGTGGCCCAAGGTGGGGAAAAGCCTGGAGGTGTACGCGCTCTTCAGCACCGTCAG CGCTGTGTTCCAGGGCTTTGCCGTCTGTGTGTATCACATGGCAGATATATGGGAGGTCTTCAATGGGCCTTTTGCCCACCGTGATGGTCCTCAGCACCAATGGGGGCCCTATGGGGGAAAGGTGCCCTTCCCCCGCCCTGGTGTG TGTCCCAGCAAGATGACTGCACAGCCAGGACGACCCTTTGGCAGCACCAAGGACTACCCAGATGAGGTGCTGCAGTTTGCCCGAGCCCACCCACTCATGTTCTGGCCTGTACGGCCTCGGCGTGGCCGCCCTGTCCTCATCAAGACTAATCTGGCCCAGCGGCTGAGCCAGATCGTGGTGGACCGTGTGGAGGCAGAAGATGGGACCTATGATGTCATCTTCCTAGGGACGG ACTCAGGCTCTGTACTCAAACTCATCGTCCTCCAGACAGGAGGTTCAGAGGAGCCTGAGGAAGTGGTTCTGGAGGAGCTCCAGGTGTTTAAG GTGCCAACACCCATCACTGAAATGGAGATCTCTGTCAAAAGG CAAATGCTGTATGTTGGCTCTCAGCTGGGCGTGGCTCAGCTGCGACTGCACCAGTGTGAGACCTATGGAAGTGCTTGTGCTGAGTGCTGCCTGGCCCGGGACCCATACTGCGCCTGGGATGGTACCTCCTGTACCCGCTACCGCCCCAGCCCTGGCAAGCGTCGGTTCCGCCGACAGGACATCCGGCATGGCAACCCTGCCCTACAATGCTTGGGTCATGGCCAGAATG AGGAAGCTTCAGGACTGATGACCACCAGGGTCTATGGCACAGAGCACAATAGCACCTTCCTGGAGTGCCTGCCCAAATCTCCCCAGGCTGCTGTGCGCTGGTTCTTGCAGAGGCCAGAGGATGAGGGCCCTGACCAG gtgAAGACAGATGAGCGGGTCCTGCAAATGGAGCAGGGGCTGCTGTTCCGCAGGCTCAGTCGCCTCGATGCCGGTACCTACACCTGCACAACGCTGGAGCATGGCTTCTCCCAGACTGTGGTCCGTCTGGCTCTGGAGGTGATTGCGGCCACACAGCTGGACAGTCTGTTCCCTCGGAAGCCAACACTGGAGGAGCCCCCTGCCAGGGGAGGCCTGGCCTCTACCCTACCGAAGGCTTGGTATAAGGACATTCTGCAGCTCACTGGCTTCGCCAACCTGCCCCGGGTGGATGAGTACTGTGAGCGTGTGTGGTGTCCGGGCACTGGGGAGCGCTCAGGCTCCTTCCGGAGCCGGGGGAAGCAGGCCAAAGGCAAGAGCTGGGCAGGTCTGGAGTTGGGCAAGAAAGTGAAGAGCCGGATGCAGGTTGAGCGCAACCGGACGCCCCGGGAGGTGGAAGCCACGTAG